In Odontesthes bonariensis isolate fOdoBon6 chromosome 9, fOdoBon6.hap1, whole genome shotgun sequence, the following proteins share a genomic window:
- the LOC142388829 gene encoding histone H2A-like yields MSGRGKKAAPKQKSSVSRSSRAGITFPVGRIHRLLRKGNYARRVGNGAAVYLSAVLEYLCAEILELAGNASRDNKKQRIAPRHILLAVKNDEELNGLLAGVTISEGGVIPNIQASLLPKKTKTPKEDSTPKDIQSQEF; encoded by the coding sequence ATGTCTGGCCGGGGGAAGAAAGCTGCACCCAAACAAAAATCTTCAGTGTCCCGCTCCTCCAGAGCAGGGATCACCTTCCCGGTAGGCCGCATCCAcaggctgctcaggaagggCAACTATGCTCGCCGAGTTGGCAACGGTGCTGCGGTGTACCTCTCGGCTGTCCTCGAATACCTCTGTGCTGAAATCTTGGAGCTGGCTGGAAATGCTAGCCGTGACAACAAAAAGCAACGTATTGCTCCACGCCACATTTTGTTGGCTGTGAAGAATGATGAAGAGCTTAACGGGCTGCTGGCAGGAGTCACAATCTCAGAGGGTGGCGTGATCCCCAACATCCAGGCAAGCCTGCTACCAAAGAAGACAAAGACTCCGAAGGAAGACAGCACTCCTAAAGACATCCAGTCTCAAGAGTTTTAA